A portion of the Betta splendens chromosome 2, fBetSpl5.4, whole genome shotgun sequence genome contains these proteins:
- the LOC114868699 gene encoding uncharacterized protein LOC114868699 isoform X2: MSDGIMAQSDRTVFSTSEQEACSFSSAQPQSSHKGKYLFTGSIWSMMARLWAALLLSSLVAEVSSSGEEPASSCTSGWSLFGDRCFAFFPVWSSWSDANSLCAQTQSELVSLNTREELRFLHQLANTSAPVWLGHRAQNGSCSDGAPLSSAARTGHALERACVELEPSGELHSAPCGQLRFYICSTSCCTSVLPSRKPVDPELVPGVSLFDTVWSKSDLLVEEILHSSSFLGALASGRLTEQCYTRFLQQEALYLRRVSITLQTLTARLQEDDGMRALLLDTLQHYRSRVESGSTCPCRPFILWC; this comes from the exons ATGTCGGATGGAATCATGGCCCAATCAGACAGAACTGTTTTTTCTACATCTGAACAGGAGGCGTGTTCGTTTTCATCAGCTCAGCCGCAGAGCAGCCACAAAGGCAAATACCTGTTCACAGGGAGCATCTG GTCCATGATGGCGCGACTGTGGGCTGCTCTGCTTCTATCGAGCCTCGTGGCTGAGGTGTCGTCTTCAG GGGAGGAACCAGCCTCGTCCTGCACATCTGGCTGGAGCCTGTTTGGAGACAGATGCTTTGCCTTTTTTCCTGTGTGGAGCTCCTGGAGCGACGCAAAT tCGTTGTGCGCTCAGACGCAGAGTGAGCTTGTGTCTCTGAACACACGGGAGGAGCTTCGGTTTCTGCATCAGCTGGCGAACACGAGCGCTCCTGTGTGGCTGGGACACCGAGCACAG AACGGGTCCTGCAGCGACGGGGCGCCGCTCAGCTCGGCTGCACGGACCGGTCACGCGCTGGAGCGAGCCTGCGTGGAGCTGGAACCAA gtggAGAGCTgcacagcgccccctgtggACAGCTCAGGTTCTACATCTGCTCCACCAG CTGTTGCACCTCCGTCCTCCCCAGCAGGAAACCAGTCGATCCAG AGCTTGTTCCCGGTGTGAGTTTGTTTGACACTGTGTGGAGTAAGAGCgacctgctggtggaggagattCTCCACTCATCCTCCTTCCTCGGAGCTCTGGCTTCAGGTCGCCTGACAGAGCAGTGTTACACCCGCTtcctccagcaggaggcgctgtaCCTGCGCAGAGTCAGCATCACGCTGCAG ACCCTGACTGCTCGTCTGCAGGAAGACGACGGCATGAGGGCACTTCTGCTGGACACACTTCAACACTACAGGAGCAGAGTGGAG